One window from the genome of Leuconostoc suionicum encodes:
- a CDS encoding AEC family transporter produces MSVFLQSIQGVLVILVMVAIGYGLASAKWFTDKSGQIIARIVTQVALPMYMVNTITHDFSKGELIRLLPEIKFPIISMLVLFAISVGFARALGIRKNRRGLFQSMFFNSNTVFVGLPINMALFGVKSLPYVLVYYMVNTTFFWTLGTYLIKRDGEGAWKFDIRATLSKVFSPPLLGFILGIIFVWLDVKLPTFVVSDLQYIGNLTVPLSMFFIGIAVQRAGLRNIEFNKYSLGILFGRFILAPIVMFFLLWKTDVPHLMKQVFILQSAMPVMTNAPVVASLYGADADYAAIMVTESTILSLIVVPILMTLINN; encoded by the coding sequence TTGAGCGTATTTTTACAGAGTATACAGGGCGTCTTGGTGATCCTAGTAATGGTTGCCATTGGTTATGGATTGGCAAGTGCAAAGTGGTTCACGGATAAAAGTGGCCAGATTATTGCACGTATCGTGACGCAGGTTGCGTTGCCGATGTACATGGTGAATACGATAACGCATGATTTCTCTAAGGGCGAACTGATACGTTTATTACCTGAAATTAAATTTCCAATTATCTCGATGCTAGTTTTATTTGCAATTTCGGTTGGATTTGCACGAGCTTTAGGTATTCGAAAAAATCGCCGTGGTCTTTTTCAATCAATGTTTTTCAATTCAAATACTGTATTTGTTGGCTTACCAATAAATATGGCTTTGTTTGGTGTTAAAAGTTTACCGTATGTGTTAGTTTATTACATGGTGAACACGACTTTTTTTTGGACATTGGGCACTTATCTCATCAAGCGTGATGGGGAAGGAGCGTGGAAATTTGATATCAGGGCAACGCTATCAAAGGTTTTTTCACCACCGTTGCTTGGCTTTATTTTAGGGATTATCTTTGTATGGTTAGATGTAAAGTTGCCAACATTTGTAGTTTCTGACTTACAATACATAGGTAATTTAACTGTACCGTTGTCGATGTTTTTCATTGGTATAGCAGTACAGCGTGCAGGATTGAGAAATATAGAGTTTAATAAGTACAGCTTAGGTATACTGTTTGGACGTTTTATTTTAGCGCCAATTGTCATGTTTTTTCTCCTATGGAAGACTGATGTACCGCATTTAATGAAACAAGTGTTTATCTTGCAGTCAGCAATGCCGGTTATGACCAATGCGCCAGTAGTAGCTAGTTTATATGGTGCTGATGCTGATTATGCAGCAATTATGGTAACTGAATCAACAATTCTTAGTTTGATAGTGGTGCCAATTCTTATGACATTGATAAATAACTAG
- a CDS encoding carbonic anhydrase family protein, with product MKHLDYREQENWREADDTIYQSPIDIPLTSIQRQENSRLIIHFEDRVQSDDRIIGEQFLVQGNLRVDGTVWELERFHFHDGAEHLIDGKRYDAEIHFVFQRDDQTLVLAVFGETANTANGIEVQNIYDEHVNAEGLMKLIPDNRSYYRYTGSLTTPPLGQNINWLVLTSAIQISKQDKAFLHADYPNNYREVQDLNGREIDFFPEKK from the coding sequence ATGAAGCACTTAGATTATAGAGAACAAGAGAATTGGCGAGAGGCCGATGACACGATTTATCAATCACCAATTGATATTCCGTTGACAAGCATTCAACGACAAGAAAACAGTCGGTTGATTATTCATTTTGAGGATCGAGTCCAATCTGATGATCGAATTATAGGAGAACAGTTTTTAGTTCAAGGTAATTTGCGTGTTGATGGAACGGTATGGGAATTAGAAAGATTTCATTTTCATGATGGGGCAGAACATCTCATAGACGGTAAGAGGTACGATGCTGAGATTCACTTTGTTTTCCAACGTGACGATCAAACGTTAGTGTTAGCAGTCTTTGGAGAAACAGCAAATACTGCTAACGGTATCGAAGTGCAAAACATTTATGATGAACACGTTAATGCAGAAGGGTTAATGAAATTAATTCCTGACAATCGTAGTTATTATCGATACACAGGATCGCTGACAACACCGCCATTAGGGCAAAATATTAACTGGCTCGTTTTGACGTCAGCAATACAAATATCAAAGCAAGATAAAGCATTTTTACATGCTGATTATCCAAATAATTATCGTGAAGTACAAGACTTAAATGGGCGAGAAATCGATTTTTTTCCTGAAAAAAAATAA